In Zingiber officinale cultivar Zhangliang chromosome 8B, Zo_v1.1, whole genome shotgun sequence, a single genomic region encodes these proteins:
- the LOC122016258 gene encoding putative uncharacterized protein DDB_G0287975 gives MQIRVKCGCGDGKCLDWAIIELQGVVESQSTCAGQINGLEIGRLCCSSSSSQTNYTFTVGYHELSGTRVELKKPLLVLQKKVATSSTMLPQFSDSPPVELEVIGIIRQKILFKNRPKALTSRTQSKEKRT, from the exons ATGCAGATACGGGTAAAGTGTGGTTGTGGTGATGGAAAATGCCTTGACTGGGCTATCATTGAGCTCCAAGGAGTTGTTGAATCTCAGTCTACATGTGCTGGTCAGATCAATGGTCTAGAAATTGGACGTCTCTGTTGCTCATCATCTTCCTCTCAG ACAAACTATACCTTCACTGTGGGTTACCATGAACTCTCTGGCACAAGGGTAGAGTTGAAAAAACCTCTATTAGTTTTACAGAAAAAGGTGGCAACAAGTTCGACAATGCTGCCTCAGTTTTCTGATTCCCCACCAGTAGAATTAGAAGTCATTGGAATTATACGCCAGAAGATCCTATTCAAGAATAGGCCAAAAGCTTTGACGTCAA GGACACAGTCAAAGGAAAAGAGAACTTAG